From a single Micromonospora sp. WMMD1102 genomic region:
- a CDS encoding fibronectin type III domain-containing protein yields the protein MRTPSHWRGTAVRTSAALIAVILLGASPAAARYGGPTGPTTPTALWASTNGTAISLTWQQPPTGTRVHSFRVYEGGEVVARTTTTSATTNVPFGSSHAYTVTAVDRHGRESAPTDPVTGRSWLSGVNPECLPTPTLPITVTAVTASAVSLSWPRHPLGGELELRVDGVSVGWTSLTSARVGGLAPATDHQIRLYRLNQCGPGSTEPVGSTSATTAAGDPARPAPPAGLTVTGRTDTTISLAWTAPAGPAPDRYAVYEGGTRVAVTVGTTATVQRLFHATWHRFTIAALDSAGNESTHSPAVSASTETCLSSPTQPVGLTATALSPSSVRLGWTFDATATSYTIWDGDTAVATSRYPETVVSGLPSASRHVYRVSATLPQSCGETPRSAQARVTTTPGPAARPAAPASLEVTGNAPGNWPTDARLTLAWSASTGGEPAVSYRVYEGATVAGAADGTQLTLAVGGATWHTYTVVAVDAAGNESAASPPVTAQGMFFPPP from the coding sequence GTGCGTACCCCATCCCACTGGCGCGGCACCGCCGTGCGGACCAGCGCCGCACTCATCGCCGTCATTCTGCTCGGCGCATCCCCCGCCGCCGCGCGGTACGGCGGACCGACCGGCCCAACGACCCCGACCGCGCTCTGGGCCAGCACCAACGGCACCGCGATCAGCCTGACCTGGCAGCAACCGCCCACCGGGACACGGGTCCACTCCTTCCGGGTGTACGAGGGCGGAGAAGTGGTCGCCCGCACCACCACCACGTCGGCGACGACGAACGTGCCCTTCGGCTCGTCGCACGCGTACACCGTCACCGCTGTCGACCGGCACGGGCGGGAGTCGGCGCCGACCGACCCGGTGACCGGCCGGTCCTGGCTCTCCGGGGTCAACCCGGAGTGCCTGCCGACTCCGACCCTGCCGATCACCGTCACCGCCGTCACCGCGTCGGCGGTCTCGCTCTCCTGGCCCCGGCACCCGCTCGGCGGCGAGTTGGAACTGCGGGTGGACGGCGTCAGCGTGGGCTGGACATCGCTGACCAGCGCCCGGGTGGGCGGTCTGGCGCCCGCCACCGATCACCAGATCCGGCTCTACCGGCTCAACCAATGCGGTCCCGGATCGACCGAACCGGTCGGTTCGACCAGCGCCACGACCGCCGCCGGTGATCCCGCCCGGCCCGCCCCGCCTGCCGGGCTCACCGTCACCGGGCGCACCGACACCACAATCAGCCTGGCCTGGACCGCGCCGGCCGGACCGGCGCCGGACCGGTACGCGGTCTACGAGGGCGGCACCCGGGTCGCCGTCACAGTCGGCACCACGGCCACCGTTCAACGGCTCTTCCACGCCACCTGGCACCGCTTCACCATCGCCGCGCTCGATTCCGCCGGCAACGAGTCGACGCACAGCCCAGCGGTGTCGGCCAGTACCGAGACCTGCCTGAGCAGCCCGACCCAGCCGGTCGGGCTGACGGCGACCGCGCTCTCCCCGTCGTCGGTGCGGCTCGGCTGGACCTTCGACGCCACCGCCACCTCGTACACCATCTGGGACGGTGACACGGCTGTCGCCACCTCCCGCTACCCGGAGACGGTCGTCTCCGGTCTGCCGTCCGCGTCCCGACACGTCTATCGGGTCAGCGCGACCCTTCCCCAGTCCTGCGGCGAGACCCCACGCTCCGCCCAGGCGCGGGTCACCACCACACCCGGTCCCGCCGCCCGGCCAGCGGCACCGGCGTCGCTCGAGGTCACCGGCAACGCCCCCGGCAACTGGCCCACCGACGCTCGGCTCACCCTGGCGTGGTCTGCCTCCACCGGAGGCGAACCCGCTGTCAGCTACCGGGTGTACGAGGGCGCGACCGTCGCCGGAGCGGCCGACGGGACCCAGCTGACGTTGGCGGTGGGCGGGGCGACTTGGCACACGTACACGGTGGTCGCCGTGGATGCCGCCGGCAACGAGTCGGCGGCTAGTCCGCCGGTGACCGCGCAGGGCATGTTCTTTCCGCCGCCGTAG
- a CDS encoding DEAD/DEAH box helicase — translation MGDAWIGGACSLGSVDVRSQIWRRFLVGRLVLTADEAAVCEAVGVRSFVQARSLVASGALAEVSWDPRSGRGRAAVQGERSGWVTVSVVVGVDGALKSVRGACTCSAAPVCAHPAALALIACTSEASKPQPPSSWELALTGLVSADSPAVVPGAPELALQFELEDGDGRGKWRIGLRPVVPGKRGWIRSGVSWGTLGFGNVPDSPHTQHHVDLLAELLALADDEGGDPYGYRYYGSGQRVVYLDEFRSRRVWDVLAEAREAGLPLVQSGRAASPVQVSAGPVRFSVRADRVAAGLRLRPALSDDAGTIDPEKLIVVGRPAHGVAWWGTTGPGSSTDPGTLRLAPLARPLHSRVIEALAAPEIVVPAAEEPRFLRQYYPGLVRQAAVVPADETVGLPELGKAMLTLSVRPLPDHRMSLSWEWVAVVGSENQVEPLHAGVHDDPDRTATLQRVTALVADPAYGLTEPFPAGRRLLEHAVVADDAMLRLVRDVLPRLGALDGVDVVVKTDDDVPEYVETQEAPVVSFAGATEASAGAQDWFDLSVRVTVDGEEVGFEGLFLALAAEQEFMILPSGRYFRLEQPEFRQLRDLIAESRELEDAPPGVLRVGRFQAGLWQELSELGEVTGQAAVWKESVRALSDAKAGPADPPPVGLDATLRPYQLEGFRWLATLHRHDLGGVLADDMGLGKTLQALALICHAVEQAPAGAPFLVVAPASVVSNWAHEAARFAPHLTVTPIVQTGARRAGALEQVVTGSHVVVTSYTLFRLEYDDYAALPWTGLILDEAQFVKNAQSQTYRCAKQLPAAFKLAITGTPMENNLAELWALLSITAPGLLPRLDRFTDYYRRPIEKDHDEARLAQLRRRIRPLMLRRRKAEVVTELPAKQEQVIELDLNPKHRRMYQTYLQRERQKVLGLLGDMQKNRFEIFRSLTLLRQASLDLTLVDPKHHAIASTKLDALCDQVTNLAAEGHRVLIFSQFTRFLATARQRLEEAGVACCYLDGKTRRRAEVIADFKNGTAPAFLVSLKSGGFGLNLTEADYCILLDPWWNPATEAQAVDRVHRIGQTRKVMVYRLVAKDTIEEKVMALQARKAELFSSVLDGGEFTSAELTAADVRSLLD, via the coding sequence ATGGGTGACGCCTGGATCGGCGGCGCCTGTTCGCTCGGTAGCGTTGATGTCCGATCACAGATCTGGCGGAGGTTCCTTGTGGGGCGGCTGGTGCTGACGGCTGATGAGGCGGCGGTATGTGAGGCCGTTGGGGTCAGATCGTTCGTGCAGGCTCGTTCACTCGTGGCGAGCGGCGCGCTGGCCGAGGTGAGCTGGGACCCGCGTTCCGGCCGTGGGCGGGCCGCCGTGCAAGGCGAGAGATCTGGTTGGGTGACGGTGTCGGTCGTCGTCGGCGTCGACGGCGCGCTCAAGAGCGTCAGGGGCGCGTGCACGTGCTCGGCAGCTCCGGTGTGCGCGCATCCGGCTGCCTTGGCGTTGATCGCCTGCACCTCCGAGGCGTCTAAGCCGCAGCCGCCGTCGTCATGGGAGTTGGCGTTGACTGGCCTGGTCAGCGCTGACAGCCCGGCCGTCGTGCCAGGTGCTCCGGAACTGGCGTTGCAGTTCGAGCTCGAAGACGGCGACGGCCGTGGGAAGTGGCGGATCGGGCTCCGGCCAGTAGTGCCGGGCAAGAGGGGCTGGATCCGTAGCGGTGTCTCGTGGGGGACCCTCGGCTTTGGGAACGTCCCTGATTCACCGCACACGCAGCATCATGTGGATCTCTTGGCGGAGTTGCTCGCGCTGGCGGACGACGAGGGGGGCGACCCGTACGGTTATCGCTACTACGGCTCGGGTCAGCGCGTCGTCTACCTGGATGAGTTCCGTAGCCGGCGGGTGTGGGACGTTCTGGCCGAGGCGCGGGAGGCGGGGCTGCCGCTGGTGCAGAGTGGCCGCGCGGCGTCACCGGTTCAGGTCTCGGCAGGGCCGGTGCGATTTTCCGTGCGGGCCGATCGAGTCGCTGCGGGCCTGCGGCTCCGTCCGGCCCTGAGCGACGATGCGGGGACGATCGATCCCGAGAAGTTGATCGTGGTCGGGCGACCGGCGCATGGCGTTGCCTGGTGGGGTACGACGGGGCCGGGTTCCTCGACGGATCCGGGTACCCTGCGGCTCGCGCCCCTGGCGAGACCCCTGCATTCGCGGGTCATCGAGGCGCTTGCTGCGCCAGAGATCGTCGTTCCGGCCGCCGAAGAGCCTCGTTTCCTGCGGCAGTACTATCCGGGGCTCGTCCGTCAGGCCGCGGTGGTGCCGGCCGACGAGACGGTGGGTCTGCCTGAGCTCGGGAAGGCGATGCTGACGCTGTCGGTGCGGCCGCTACCGGATCACCGTATGTCGTTGTCCTGGGAGTGGGTGGCCGTCGTCGGTTCGGAGAACCAGGTGGAGCCGCTGCACGCCGGTGTGCACGACGACCCCGACCGGACCGCGACGTTGCAACGCGTCACGGCGCTGGTGGCGGACCCGGCGTACGGGCTGACGGAGCCGTTCCCGGCCGGACGGCGGCTGCTGGAGCATGCTGTCGTCGCCGACGACGCGATGCTGCGGCTCGTACGCGACGTGCTTCCCCGACTTGGCGCGCTGGACGGCGTCGACGTGGTCGTCAAGACGGATGACGACGTTCCGGAGTATGTCGAGACGCAGGAAGCCCCGGTGGTTTCGTTTGCGGGCGCGACCGAAGCCAGCGCCGGCGCACAGGACTGGTTCGACCTGTCTGTCCGTGTCACCGTCGATGGTGAGGAGGTCGGCTTCGAAGGGCTGTTCCTTGCGCTCGCCGCCGAACAGGAGTTCATGATCCTACCCAGCGGTCGCTACTTCCGGCTTGAGCAGCCAGAGTTCCGGCAGCTGCGCGACCTGATAGCGGAGTCCCGTGAGTTGGAGGACGCCCCGCCCGGTGTGCTGCGGGTCGGACGCTTTCAGGCGGGGCTGTGGCAGGAGTTGTCCGAGTTGGGCGAGGTCACCGGTCAGGCGGCGGTCTGGAAGGAGTCCGTGCGCGCGCTCAGCGATGCGAAGGCTGGTCCCGCCGACCCGCCCCCGGTGGGGCTGGACGCTACCCTCCGGCCGTACCAGCTGGAAGGCTTCCGATGGCTCGCCACCCTGCACCGGCATGATCTCGGCGGGGTGCTTGCCGACGACATGGGGCTGGGCAAGACGCTGCAGGCGCTGGCCCTGATCTGCCACGCCGTCGAACAGGCGCCCGCCGGGGCCCCGTTCCTGGTGGTCGCCCCCGCCAGTGTCGTCAGCAACTGGGCGCACGAGGCGGCGCGCTTCGCCCCGCATCTCACCGTCACGCCCATCGTTCAGACCGGCGCGCGTCGGGCCGGCGCGCTGGAACAAGTGGTCACCGGATCGCACGTCGTGGTCACGTCGTACACCCTGTTCCGGCTCGAGTACGACGACTACGCGGCGTTGCCGTGGACCGGACTGATCCTCGACGAGGCGCAGTTCGTCAAAAACGCTCAGTCGCAGACGTACCGGTGCGCGAAGCAGTTGCCAGCCGCGTTCAAGCTCGCGATCACCGGCACACCGATGGAGAACAACCTGGCCGAGCTCTGGGCCCTGCTCTCCATCACCGCGCCCGGCCTGCTGCCCCGGCTCGACCGTTTCACCGACTACTACCGCCGGCCGATCGAGAAGGACCACGACGAGGCGCGGCTAGCGCAGCTACGTCGCCGGATCCGCCCGCTCATGCTGCGCCGCCGCAAGGCTGAGGTGGTCACCGAGCTGCCGGCAAAGCAGGAACAGGTCATCGAACTGGATCTGAACCCCAAGCATCGCCGGATGTACCAGACCTATCTGCAGCGGGAACGGCAGAAAGTCCTCGGCCTGCTCGGCGACATGCAGAAGAACCGCTTCGAAATCTTCCGGTCGCTGACCCTGCTGCGCCAGGCCAGCCTGGACCTGACCCTGGTCGACCCGAAACACCACGCCATCGCGTCGACGAAACTCGACGCGCTCTGCGACCAGGTCACCAATCTCGCCGCCGAGGGGCACCGGGTTCTCATCTTCAGCCAGTTCACCCGGTTCCTGGCCACCGCCCGGCAACGTCTCGAAGAGGCCGGCGTCGCCTGCTGCTATCTCGACGGCAAGACACGGCGGCGGGCGGAGGTCATCGCCGACTTCAAGAACGGGACGGCGCCGGCCTTCCTGGTCAGCCTCAAGTCGGGCGGCTTCGGGCTGAACCTGACCGAGGCCGACTACTGCATCCTGCTGGACCCGTGGTGGAACCCGGCGACCGAAGCTCAGGCGGTCGACCGTGTTCACCGCATCGGTCAGACCCGCAAGGTCATGGTCTACCGCCTGGTCGCCAAGGACACCATCGAGGAGAAGGTCATGGCGCTTCAAGCCAGGAAGGCCGAGCTGTTCAGCAGCGTCCTCGACGGCGGAGAGTTTACCTCCGCCGAACTGACCGCCGCTGACGTCCGCAGTCTGCTCGACTGA
- a CDS encoding PadR family transcriptional regulator — protein sequence MEDLTEMLKGTLEGCVLEIIGREETYGYAITRRLNELGFTDVIDGTVYTILLRLERNKLVQVSKRPSEVGPPRKFYALNDAGRRELATFWTKWQYISSRIDKLKEGGA from the coding sequence GTGGAGGATCTGACCGAGATGCTGAAGGGCACGCTTGAGGGCTGCGTGCTCGAAATCATCGGCCGTGAAGAGACCTACGGGTACGCCATCACGCGCCGGCTGAACGAACTCGGGTTCACCGACGTCATCGACGGCACGGTGTACACCATCCTGCTTCGCCTGGAACGCAACAAGCTCGTCCAGGTGTCGAAGCGGCCGTCCGAGGTGGGGCCGCCGCGCAAGTTCTACGCGCTCAACGACGCCGGGCGCAGGGAGCTCGCGACGTTCTGGACGAAATGGCAGTACATCTCCTCGCGGATCGACAAACTCAAGGAGGGCGGGGCATGA
- a CDS encoding DUF1048 domain-containing protein — protein sequence MSIRDIIEGKKQWRAHVARVKALPPDYRIVYQEMQRYLFKVGPTDLLDGGLLPGIVDFFEEGVAAGKGVLEVTGTDVAAFCDDLIKDSRTYADVYQESRTR from the coding sequence ATGAGCATCAGGGACATCATCGAGGGCAAGAAGCAGTGGCGGGCGCACGTCGCCCGGGTCAAGGCTCTCCCGCCCGACTACCGGATCGTCTACCAGGAGATGCAGCGCTACCTGTTCAAGGTCGGGCCGACCGATCTGCTGGACGGGGGCCTGCTGCCCGGGATCGTCGACTTCTTCGAGGAGGGCGTCGCGGCCGGCAAGGGCGTGCTGGAAGTCACGGGTACCGACGTCGCCGCCTTCTGCGATGACCTGATCAAGGACTCGCGCACCTACGCCGACGTCTACCAGGAGTCCCGCACCCGCTAG
- a CDS encoding DUF1048 domain-containing protein gives MKFWETITGSDLTREWKAFEGRAQALPPDYQAAWGRIVTHLFPYGSFTGRNLTPVADAALGLLEEAAADGQRVDEVLGDDIAGFSAALAGGAGAGTYRDRWREQLNRNVARKLARLGD, from the coding sequence ATGAAATTCTGGGAGACCATCACGGGCAGCGATCTGACCCGGGAGTGGAAGGCGTTCGAGGGCCGGGCGCAGGCGTTGCCGCCCGACTATCAGGCCGCGTGGGGACGGATCGTGACCCACCTCTTCCCGTACGGGAGCTTCACGGGCCGCAACCTGACCCCTGTCGCCGACGCCGCTCTCGGGTTGCTCGAGGAGGCCGCGGCCGACGGGCAGCGTGTCGACGAGGTGCTCGGCGACGACATCGCCGGTTTCTCGGCGGCGCTGGCCGGCGGAGCGGGGGCCGGCACCTACCGCGACCGGTGGCGGGAGCAGTTGAACCGGAACGTCGCACGCAAACTGGCCCGGCTGGGAGACTGA
- a CDS encoding BTAD domain-containing putative transcriptional regulator yields MRYRILGTVEVSAHGRPVVVARPQRRALLALLLLNANRAVSPDAAAEALWGPAAPKTARAQVHSAVYALRAQLRDAGCEVSIPWSAGGYTIHVEPGELDAARFASHLTQAKGHLVGRRFADAASAARAGLRLWRGEPLGDARGAFVPAAREHLHERRRATLETLAEAELAIGNDIEVLSELAPMMDEYPLHEAFCGLLMRALHRAGRTAEALDRFRRLRAALAEQHGLDPGPVLTGLEGAILRGELAPAAPAPAAPEVEVPAQLPPDVYGFSGRATEIARLDALLSAASSHPTAVMIAAVSGIAGIGKTALAVHWAHRTAGAFPDGQLYLNLRGYDQGGAAVSPEDALHGFLDALGVSPHRVPASLDARTGLFRSMLAGRRMLVLLDNARDAEQVRPLLPGAASCAVIVTSRNQLPSLVAAEGAHALFLDVMSDAEARELLARRIGAQRTADRRPLDMIIAGCANLPLALAVVAARAATSSHLSLDSLAADLHAGDARDRLDALAGDDRAVDVREVFSWSYHLLGAEAARLFRLLGLHPGPHVGPHAAASLAGLPANQIRPLLAELATASLATVHDHRRYTTHDLLHVYATELTDKEDADDERRAALRRLLDHYLHTSRAAALRLNPPRDPIALSPPAPGTSLDAPADHDAALGWLTAERPALLAMIRLAVRAGFDTHAWQLAWTLDDFLDRRGHWADQASSQETALAAARSLADLPGQAQAHTSLGRVYQKLARYDDADAHLRQALDIFGQLGDDAGRARAHYNRAQVSERRGRYEEALRHAQAALELCRASGHRLGQANTLSTIGWHHSLLGRHREAVTYCEQALALHQEIGDRHGEAAGWDSLGHAHQHLGRYDDALASYRRALALCRELGDRYNEAGVLTKLGDTQHARGAADAARDAWSQAVAILDELDHPDAEALRPRLAR; encoded by the coding sequence ATGCGGTACAGGATCCTGGGCACGGTGGAGGTGTCAGCGCACGGGCGGCCAGTGGTCGTGGCCCGCCCGCAGCGGCGGGCGCTACTCGCCCTGTTGCTGCTCAACGCCAACCGCGCGGTGAGCCCTGACGCGGCCGCCGAGGCGCTCTGGGGCCCAGCCGCACCGAAGACGGCGCGAGCGCAGGTCCACTCCGCCGTCTACGCGCTGCGCGCACAGCTGCGCGACGCCGGCTGCGAGGTATCGATCCCGTGGTCGGCCGGCGGCTACACCATCCACGTCGAGCCTGGTGAACTCGACGCCGCCCGCTTCGCCAGTCACCTGACCCAGGCGAAGGGACACCTGGTCGGGCGGCGATTCGCCGACGCGGCAAGCGCCGCACGGGCCGGTCTGCGGCTGTGGCGGGGTGAGCCGCTCGGCGATGCCCGGGGCGCCTTCGTCCCGGCCGCCCGCGAACACCTGCACGAGCGCCGCCGGGCCACTCTGGAGACCCTGGCCGAGGCCGAGTTGGCGATCGGCAACGACATCGAGGTGCTCAGCGAACTCGCACCGATGATGGACGAGTACCCGCTACACGAGGCGTTCTGCGGCCTGCTCATGCGCGCGCTGCACCGCGCTGGGCGTACCGCCGAGGCGCTGGACCGGTTCCGGCGCCTGCGGGCAGCGCTGGCCGAGCAGCACGGCCTGGATCCGGGGCCGGTGCTGACCGGACTGGAGGGTGCCATCCTCCGCGGCGAGCTGGCGCCGGCGGCACCGGCCCCGGCGGCACCGGAGGTCGAGGTTCCGGCCCAACTGCCGCCGGACGTGTACGGGTTCAGCGGACGTGCCACCGAGATCGCGCGTCTCGACGCGCTCCTCAGCGCCGCGAGCAGCCACCCCACAGCGGTGATGATCGCCGCTGTCTCGGGCATCGCGGGCATCGGCAAGACCGCCCTGGCCGTGCACTGGGCCCACCGGACGGCCGGCGCCTTCCCGGACGGCCAGCTCTATCTGAACCTGCGCGGCTACGACCAGGGTGGCGCGGCGGTCTCGCCGGAGGACGCACTGCACGGGTTCCTCGACGCGCTCGGGGTGTCGCCGCACCGCGTCCCGGCCAGCCTCGATGCCCGCACCGGGCTGTTCCGCAGCATGCTGGCCGGCCGCCGGATGCTCGTCTTGCTCGACAACGCCCGCGACGCCGAGCAGGTGCGCCCGCTGCTGCCCGGAGCGGCAAGCTGCGCCGTGATCGTGACAAGTCGTAACCAGCTGCCGAGCCTGGTCGCCGCCGAGGGTGCCCACGCGCTGTTCCTGGACGTGATGAGCGACGCGGAGGCCCGCGAGCTGCTCGCCCGGCGCATCGGCGCGCAACGGACCGCCGACCGCCGCCCACTCGACATGATCATCGCTGGCTGCGCCAACCTGCCGCTGGCGCTCGCGGTCGTGGCCGCACGGGCGGCGACGAGCAGCCACCTGTCGCTGGACAGCCTCGCCGCCGACCTGCACGCCGGCGACGCCCGCGACCGGCTCGACGCCCTGGCCGGCGACGACCGCGCGGTCGACGTACGCGAGGTCTTCTCCTGGTCGTACCACCTGCTCGGAGCCGAAGCGGCGCGACTGTTCCGACTGCTCGGCCTGCATCCCGGCCCGCACGTCGGTCCGCACGCCGCCGCCAGCCTCGCCGGGCTGCCCGCAAACCAGATCCGGCCGCTGCTGGCCGAGCTGGCCACGGCCAGCCTCGCCACCGTGCACGACCACCGGCGGTACACCACACACGACCTGCTGCACGTCTATGCCACCGAACTGACCGACAAGGAGGACGCCGACGACGAACGGCGGGCGGCGCTGCGGCGGCTTCTCGACCACTACCTGCACACGTCGCGCGCCGCCGCGTTGCGCCTGAACCCGCCACGCGACCCGATCGCGCTCTCCCCGCCCGCGCCCGGCACGAGCCTCGACGCCCCGGCCGACCACGACGCGGCGCTCGGCTGGCTCACGGCCGAACGACCGGCGCTGCTGGCGATGATCCGACTGGCCGTACGGGCCGGATTCGACACGCACGCCTGGCAACTCGCCTGGACCCTCGACGACTTCCTGGACCGCCGTGGCCACTGGGCCGACCAGGCCAGCAGCCAGGAGACAGCCCTGGCCGCCGCACGGTCGCTCGCCGATCTGCCCGGCCAGGCCCAGGCACACACCAGCCTCGGCCGGGTCTACCAGAAGCTCGCCCGGTACGACGACGCCGACGCACACCTGCGCCAGGCCCTCGACATCTTCGGGCAGCTCGGTGACGACGCCGGTCGCGCACGCGCGCACTACAACCGCGCCCAGGTGTCGGAACGCCGCGGCCGGTACGAGGAGGCGCTCCGGCACGCGCAGGCGGCGCTGGAGCTGTGTCGGGCCAGCGGCCACCGTCTCGGCCAGGCCAACACGCTGAGCACTATCGGCTGGCACCACTCCCTGCTGGGCCGGCACCGCGAGGCGGTGACGTACTGCGAGCAGGCGCTCGCGCTGCATCAGGAGATCGGCGACCGGCACGGCGAGGCGGCGGGCTGGGACAGCCTCGGCCACGCCCACCAACACCTCGGCCGGTACGACGACGCGCTCGCCAGTTATCGGCGGGCGCTCGCCCTGTGCCGCGAACTCGGCGACCGCTACAACGAGGCGGGCGTGCTGACCAAGCTCGGCGACACCCAGCACGCCCGGGGCGCGGCCGACGCCGCGCGGGACGCCTGGTCGCAGGCCGTGGCGATCCTCGACGAGCTCGACCACCCGGACGCGGAGGCGCTCCGGCCCCGCCTCGCCCGCTGA